The window GAAGGTAAATAGATGGTTATCGTcttgaataataaaaagtctTCAGTTTCAGTCACTGTACaagaaataaattatattttgggGGAAGTTTTCAGAGCAAAAATACTGACAGGGCAACACCGCCATTGTAACCCACATAGTGGTCAAAGTGGGTATAAATTTAAATCCAGTCATCATGATTTAAGCACTCTGCTGCCATCTTACTTCTACAGTTATCAAGTGCCCTAATCTCATACTTACCAATATTGTTACTAAATACGGATACATCTTTGTTTAGACTTTACTATACATAAAAtcattatatttttgtgtttttttcagttatgAACATTGTGGCGTCATCTCAAAAACTGGCATTTAAAGGGTGACAATTCTGAAAACGAATGAATATCTGGCAGTTATGATCAGAACTGAAAACATAACTTGAACTTCGTAGAATACATTaacataaagtattttaaagcaGTTTTATGAAGAGAACATTTTTCTCTTCTAAAGTATCAAGAGGgaattttattcttttaaatctgatactgcaaaaaaaaaaattgcagcaAAATCAAAGATGTTGCTGAtcaattaaattgtatttgtatagcccaatatcacttATCACAAGTTTGACTCAGAGGGCTTTAGTGTCTTTacaatatatgttatatatatatataccgttGCATAgtcaatatacagtatatatgaaataaagtaTACATATAATGACAGTAGTAACAGCTGCAGTAGCAGTAAtgataacataaataataaaagaaaaatgattactACTAATGATAGAAGCAGCAGTTGATTTAATAGAATGATAATAAAACGAtccatggaaacctgtgagATGATAACAATCAGATTTCCTGTGTCCGTATTCATGGCCACCAGAAGATAAACCCATGTCTTGTGACACACTGATCTGCTTGAGCACTACTGGCAGATTCTCCTAAACCTTTGGTAATCGTGCTATATTTAGGCTTCTTTTCCAACAACTTTGATGTGAAGGATTTCCTTTTTCGGTCAAATCATTCTGCAGTGTGTGGTTATCTGTTGACATTTCATGGAATTGTGACATTATTGCAAACATTGATATTccacttttttccattttagaaAAAGGATTCATGAAGGTATTTAAAGTGAGGAACCGAAAGTGCAAGTTAACCAAAACCAGCAAGtcatttcctctttctgttcctATTGCTACTTAAGCTCTCAGCTCTGCACATCCCTTCTAAATGAGCGACACTCTCATTTCTATGCTTGGAGCTTGTAAAACTGCAGATATGAATGGCTAAGAGCTTTTAATATCCATCACTCCTCTAGCTTTGCCTCTCACGGTTGTCACCACTTCTCCCTCACTCCTGCGTCCTGTTTTGGTTTGAATCAGCTTTCAGGTTTAAGGCGTCGCTCAACGACTTGGCATCAGTCCATTAAAGATTAAGAAAATCTTCCCTAAAAAAATGCTGAGTCACACAAGTCCTGTTTTATCTGCGGTGCCAGTGGAGTGGGCTGTTAAAGTGATACACCATAGCTATTAAGACAGTGCCATGTAAAAGCAACAGTTTAATGGTGTTGTGCAGTGACTGACTGTTGGCGCCTCTGCTCCATCTGCAGCATGCAGTCCTGCTTTAGACAGGCGATCATATTGTATATTAGAAAATGAATATGTCAGACAGCTTGGCAAGAGAGGGATCAAGCTTCCTGAGGCACCAGAAGTAGTGGTGAATGAGATCCTGCCTCAGGGACTAAGGGTGATAGTGTTGGTCGGTCTGCAGTTCCTTCTCTTTGGTCCAGAGTTATTAGAACCCCTGGTCAGATTGCCATGACTTTTATTGTATGCAATTATGCTCCccagaagatttattttcatcctTTGTACTTTTTGTCCTTTCACCATGTGTAATCCTAACTATTctggttttatatattttttttgatgatCTGACAAAAACTTTGTTTGAAGGATATTAGACTTTCACCAGCCaaatataaagacagaaaaaattGAAAGCAAGCTTTCTACTCATTCTCACGCCAAAATGTTAACATTGTGCACAAGATATCTTATAATCCATTTGGCAGAGTCTCATGAAGTTTTCTGAGCATGAGGGGATAAACTCTCTAGATTTGAATGACTCCATCTTCACCAAGTCCATCACCCCACCAACAACTCATTTTAGATCAAACCCTCTCCTTCAAACATGACGTCAATCACATCACAAAAAAACGCCTTCTTTCATAAAAGAACTATACCCGTCTatgcccctccctctcctcctcagccacAGAAACACTTCAACAACCACGTCTTCATCACCTCTCAACTGGACTACTTCAACAGTATCCTGTACGGCACATCCACCAAAATcatcaacaaactacaatacatcCAAAACTCCGCTTCCTGTCTTCTCTCCCACTCCGGCAGCAGAGATCACATCACCCAAGTCCTTCAAAtcctccactggctccccatTCAGCTAATAATACAGTTCAAAATCTGGTTCACCTGCTACTTCCAAAGCCTGTTACAACCTAGCCCCTTCATACCTTTCTGACCTCCAGCATCGACACCACCAGAGAAGCCAACCTTCTCACTCCCCTACTCGGTCCAAGCACAGAGCCTTGGGGGACAGGGCCTTCACCATTTCTGCCCCGTCGCTCGGGAACGTTTTCCCCCAGCACCTCTGACATTCTCTGTCACtcgccactttcaaaactgcacttaaaaatCATCAACTTAAATCTtctttcaacctgtgatgctagttatgtatgtttttttgttgttgtttgcgtTTATCACTGTTGTAATTATaatgccttgtttacattgttatttattttattgtttccgTCTTTAACATATAACGTGCCTTTGActaccttttaaagcgctatacaagtaaaataataatgattattattatttttctttggcaTTAATGTGGCAGTAAATGCCACTCATGCAACTTATTATACTACCAACACGTATAGGCCCTTTTACAGTTTAAACAGTAATGACCATCTGAAATACAATTACATAGATTCCAAgttttgagtttgagtttgGAAATGGgcacaacaaacacaagcatGTTTGATCAGTCCAGCGGTAATCAACACATTTAATAGTATGCAGCAATAGAAGCAGCCAGTGTTTGGGTTTAATGAGTGaacgtgttaactggtgactcaGTCCAATTGCCGCTCATGTTGTCAGCTGTTGAAAACCCAAActtctgtgtttattatctgcGGCAACTATTTACATAGGTTACTACGAGCAACAACAGATGCATTCAGCTGAGAGTCATCAGTTAACACAGTCACTTGTTAAACGGAAACACCTGTTGCTCTAAAACGGTCACAATCCTGTTAAAATTCTGTAAAACTTGAGTCTGCTGTTGGAATATTGATTCTGACAACCAaacaacaaccagacatttttaTGCTGGCACCAATTTCTATTCAATGATTAAAGCTTGCTGACTTGCCTTGATTCACACGCATATTTTGATGACGTCCGGTGTAAAAGGGTCTATATGTATGTGAGGTGGCTTTATGCAAGCAACAACTCCGCCTTATTGCCCCTCTAGTATTTAAAATCGGTTTTAAAAAGTATCCATATATGTTTAGTGAGGGcctaaatgtttgtgtgtttgtgccagttTTCAGAGTTCCAGCTATTGTTACCATGGAGACAGCAATAGACAACTTCTAATGCTTATGTAGTAACACTCCCATGTGCCTGCTGTGCTCTGTGCATGCCTCCTTGAGAGAGGTGACTGGCAGCTGCCCCATGCTTTGTATGCACTCAGCCAGCTCTGTCTGGCCCCTAACTTGACCTGCAGGGCTGCTCACACTGCTGCTGACTGACACATCATGAAATCCCCCGTATGGCACCCACCCCTGGTGCCACAAAAGCCACAGGGCATGTTGTGAGGGCTTGCTAAGCAAATAgcatatatgtttatacatgCACTTTAATCTCCCTGCTGCTAACTCATCCCCATCATACATCTCTTCCCTTCTCCCTGCTATCTTGCCTAATttgattttccttttcattgttttctcttcagCCTCTGTGTCAGGGCCATATGCTTAAAGTAGCAAATTTCATTCAAGGAAACCTTGTCCTCTACCAACACCTCTCATTAGAAATGCTTAGTCAGTCTCTGATCATAGAGAACATGTACAAAGATATGACTCTTAATATCGCAGTAGGTTGTAtcacaatttaattaaattaaagtaaatttattttgtatagcccaaaatcattAATCACAAATTGGTCTCAGGGGGCTTAACAATCTGAACACATGTGACAGTAAATCCTGGAACCCTTACATGATTACAGTAAAATACCCTTTAACTGGgagaaaataaaggaagaatCCTTAGGGAGAGCAACAGAAATTGCAGAAATGCAACAACATAACATGATTCATATAATGAGAGTtctggagttattggaaataTTTGGATCACAATAGTCGTGCCGACTTGCGACTTGTCGCCCTGTcctgaaataataaattaacaaaatgaataGAAGCTCCGAGCTCACTTCTCCAACTTCTAGtcatttgttttggtgtgaaaTCTCTTGGTAGGAGGGATGGTCATGATATTTTGGCCTCTTAAGGTTGGATTGTTATTGTTACTTTGGTGATCAATGTCCAACAGAATCATCTTTGTAAGTTAAGTATACTGACACAGTTTGTTCTCAGTAACTTTTAACATAATTACACAAAGTATACAGCCATGgacaaattgcaaaaaaaaaatgctaaggAAATTTATATCTGTAAAGCAAGGAAtatctgtatgtctgtctcCATGTCTGTATGTCCTTCTCACACTCAAGAACCACTCATCCAATCTGCTTAACACCTGTAGGTGTATACCTGGGGACCCCATGGAGTGCTGTCAAATCTGTACACGAGACAcatacaatattaataaactttcaAACAACTAGCCAAACCAATTTATAACTTGTCCAAGGACGGAGATTATCGCTTGTTGTACAAACTGTACAGCTCTCTGAGGCAGATTTGTGATGTttgatattgggctatacaaattaaattgaattgaatcattgGTGAAATACACTTAGAGAAGGTCATTTCTAAATAGGCATATTAGTCACTTGCTTTGACATAGCCACCGCATGTATAAAGTATAGCATGGATTAAATAAGCAGAGGTATTTTGCTGGGGATAACGTTATTAGTGTTTTGAATAAGTATCAAATCTTACAGAGAAGATATTTCGAGTACTGGCTGCAACATCAGTGAAATACACTAAGCCAAGGTATTCATTTCTTGCTTGCTTTGACATAGACACCATGGTTATTAAGTAGagtattcattaaaaatccaaTTAGTAAGAATAGTAACATAATTCAAtacttttcatatttataaataataacaatagttgTATGAGGCCCTTTTATTTGGGGGCCCCAGGTTGCCTACCTTACCCAACAGTAAAGTCCCATGGTGTTTTAATAATGTTGCAATAAACACAATACGGATTTGCAAATTCATCTAATTCAGTGCCCCATAACGCTTTCTTTTCCAACTACTGTAGCTGTTTTGTGAgatctggcaaaaaaaaaaaaaaaaaatgaatttgtttttttcccctccataTCCGAAGTTTCTGTTAGGTTCATCCTCATCTAATGCAAAAATGACATGATTAACATGTACAGTAAACAAACTTCTTATTCTTTATTCTCTCCACACAGAATATTAGCAGAATTGTCTAAACTAGGGTAGATCCATCTCCCATGCTTTCCAAACTACCAGGGATGGGGAGGTGAAATGCAGTTGAATCCAAGGCATGGATATCAATTGACAGCTCCTCGCTCAAGCCGACAGGCATGTGGGCCCTCTCTGAATTCTGGCTGCTATGTAGGATCCATAGACCAAGAAAGACAGGCTGACAGATGCAGAGACATGCATCCAAACTGTGCAGCAGGGTTTAAACAGGTCCCTCTCAGTGAGACATCCACATCAAACCTAACAATGCTCAGGCAACCATAAACAGGAGGAGTGATACAAATGTTGCATACAGAAAGTCAGACTGAACCAGCAGCTTTTTTACCAGTTGACTGTTAGTGATGTTGCCACTGTGGTGTAGCCTTCGATGGACACTAGAACTAGAGTGTCATGGCACAACAGCTGTAGTTTGTTTTGCGCAGTATATGTCAAAGTCTCTGTGTCTTAGCACTTTCACCCTGGTAAAGGAGCTTCTGGTACACAACAATATACTTTTCTTCACCTTGATTCTTTGTACCCTACCGCCCATTCCATTTATACCTTTAACAGTACAGTTATGTTCccaaagtgacaaaaatgtACCTTTGCATAATTTGTGTTTACTttagttttaataaatgatgtttgttttcaataGATCTCTTGCATAGAGACTGACTCACATTCCTGAGCCAGTTTGTGACAATACTGTACACTGCGCTGTactgttatttatgtttgttaCTGGAGTCTTCCCTGTGGAACTGGGGGGATTTTTGCTCTGTCAAACACATCactcagcttgtgtgtgtgtgtgtgtgtgtgtgtgtgtgtgtgtgtgtgtgtgtgtgtgtgtgtgtgtgtgtgtgtgtgtgtgtgtgtgtgtgtgtgtgtgtgtgtgtgtgtgtgtgtgtgtgtgtgtgtgtgtgtggcagagcCTGGCCTTGTTCACACACCCTGCTGCTTTCTGTTTGCCCTCACTTTGTAGTCTCTGCAAAGTGGACcagatttataaaaatgcaGTTAGATTCAGTAATTAACATAtcagtaaaaacacattgaagtctCTGACTCAATTCCCTGTGGACTCTGCATAACTCTGCAAGTTTGTTATTTCAATATCCATGTCTCTCATAGATTTGGTAATGTCATCAGAGACATTAAGAGTGTATTGTTGACAAAGCTGCTTAAAGAGATGGTTCATATTATCATGATATATTTTTATCAGTAGGCACTGTATCACTACAGTATATTCCTGTAGGCATGCCCCCAGTTTTAAAGAACACACACCTAGGTTTTAGACACCCCTGAAATCAATATCAGTCTATATTACTATcctatattaaaaatatttttccaccTCTTTCCAACTGGGAACTGAAGCATTTATATCTATcttgctctcttcaaagccataagactcctttgacaaaaacaataataattcatttagttaattagtctgtgttatgtgttttaaaGGTTAAAGTCACATAGCCAGTTGTCCAattgtgtctgtgttgtatGGACTGTGTTCTCTTTCTGCGATCTCTTATTACTTATTACAGGACATGCATGAACCAAACGAACCTCCCCTCAACAGCAAACTCCTTCCTGAGTTTACAAAAGTTACAATATCGAATTCATCATCCTCATTATCCTGCAGCCTGTGTGAAACACTTTTTGACAGTTTCCTTATCGGTGAAACTATTTTTCTATGTCTGAATAGTTACTTTACCATTGATAAACAGTGGAATGTTTGAAATGGTGAGTTTTACCGTTAcccacacaaaaatgtaattaacaatAATGCTTGcttcaaatttaaaacataaaatcagGTGAATTGCAGTGCACGCGGCATAATACTTTCTCAGGTCCAAGCAGAATCAGAATTTGTaagtgtgtggtttttttcactgcaatattgTGGCATTATTTCAGACTAAATCACAATTAGTCATGAATTATGATTTAGTTCAACATTGGAACAGATTGATCCTGACTTGTAAGGACAGCTGGATTTGTGTCAGTTAGAGTGTGGGAGTTTTTACCATGGAAGTGTCAAAAATGCACTATGTACAACTTCCATTAGAAAAAAATTACTGGACCAGCgttcaataattaatatttatttaattaatatatacttCTTGACTCTAATCATTGCTGGTCTTTGTGGACTGGCGGGGATATTCTGTTTCTCAAAGTTCAAAGGCAACACGAACCCAAGACCACAACTCAGGAGgaagttgaaaaataaagagtCTTTACTTCAGACAAAATACAAGGATATCCAAATCCAGGCAGGCAAATAAAGAACAAAGGGGTCAGGCTGAGGCAGAATCCAAGGTACACAGGCAGGGTCAAAAAACAAGGTAGATCAGGAAAACTACTAGTAGAATTTAAATGAGGAATAGCCAAGGAACATGGCACGAAGAGCTAGTAGAAGTGGACTGGTAGAAATACTACGGAGTTAATGAGGGCATGGAGAACAGGTGagtggggaggaggagcaggtgacGGTAATCTACTAGTGGAGGAGCAGGCAGGAGGGAGTGACCGGGTCTGACATGACAGCAGacaaaacatgaacaacatgTATAACCAACAAACTGAATAACATAAGCAGATTGGAATTCAAAATGATGACACTGTTGTATTTTTGCTGGCAGGAGGTGTAAAAAgctgtgtgtttgattattttctgtcttcACAGTTGCAGTATCCTGTACAGGTCAGTGTTGACATGTTATTCTAGTGACGTCagcatttctccttttgtgtttCCTCAGACTTGCGTCGAATGACAGCAGGTTTCATGGGCATGGCGGTGGCCATCATCCTTTTCGGTTGGATCATTGGTGTGCTCGGCTGCTGCTGGGAACGAGGCCTCATGCAGTATGTGgctggcctcctcttcctcatgggaggtgagtcacacacagagagacacacacacacacacacacacacacacacacacacacacacacacacacacagacagacactgatATGCTGTGTGCTGCACAGCTCTGGCTTGGTATGAGACAACTGAACACTCAGTTATGACAGGCGTTAGATAGGTGCTGTGCCCTACAGCTAGTATAATGAACAGGCAATTCAAAAGTAAATTATGTTGCAATAAAGGCACAAGAATAGGCAAGGTTAGTCTGCAGTGGCAAAGCAGCTTACAGGGTTCCCAAAATGAGACCAAATTTAGAGCTGTATTTCCAACTGCtcctacagaacacagtaaaaGATTCATTCAGATGAGATAAAGTGGATATTGAGACATATAGCAGACATGTTCTCCTTTTGATCTGCTGGCTTTTCAGCCATAGTTGGGGTTTTGGTTATGAATCAGAGATCTCTGCTTCATTCAAAGATCGCTCAGTGAGGGTGACTCATTTATTCACCAACAATGCTAGCAGCCAGGAAGTAAGAGTCAATTGAAAGTTGAGACCGCAGGTGATGGTCTAGTGGAGCATGGTTCCAAAACTTGATCGACTTGGAACTTCAATGGTTGAATTATCAGTACAAACAATAGCACACTTAGCTGAAATAATTCTGCAAGTACTTTTTGCACGGAACGTAATGCCATCAGGAAATGTTTTGGTCACTgccaacacaaaacattttctgtaataTTGCAAATCCAAAGGGATTAAACTTTGCTCTCAAGCTGTCTTTTCTCATGTGAACTGCCTAGTGCAACACCATGAATACCTGCAAGGAGAGAATGTCTTGTAGTGTGGGCAAATGTCTCCATTGTAACTATTATGACAGGCTTTTCACTTTCTACTGCCTAGGCCTATAGGAATACATGGCTCAATAGAGCTTATTTTCCTCTATCAATGATGAGTAATTGGCTGCTCTGGCAATATGGAGGGCCTTCCTATATGTTTTAAGACCATCTTACCAGACTGTGAGACCGAGATTCTTCCAAATTCCAAACAcaatatcctttcaagtttttgtGATGTGAGCATCAATTTGCGAGTTTAAGGGTTATACAATGGAGCTAACTTCCTTtggtttattatctttattttaaagaggtgtcaaataaatgtggaggtttgaatacatttgaaacACCACTTGGAAGCTACGGAATGATATAAAACCTCAAAACcaccaccccatgcaggacactggcagctctgtgcagctccttcaccaccggctgcttcacccccggtggtgaaggagaggtactgcaggtccttccttcctgctgctgtcaggctgcacaaccagctctgctcccagcagaccacacataccaaaaatctgtgcaatataaatctgtgcaatataaaaatatgtgcaaccCACTGTACGATactattctgtctgtttatataacattttagttactgtggatttttttcttttttaacttaataTACTTAaggtgttattacttatttacttattaataatacttgtttgatcttgttttttactatgtctcttgtttgcactatcctttctgctgctgtaatcctgcaaatgtcccagCTGCaggattaataaaggattatcttattttatcctatcttatcttaaaacacCCAAAAATAATGTACGAGCCAAGTAAGGATAGTGGAAGATGCTTGTAATAGTTTAATATGGAAAAGGTCAACGCTGACTTAAAAAACATAAGCTGGCATGTTGAATATTTAACCAAAACTTTCCCTAACTGTAACCAAGTGTTTCAGAAGCCTTAAACCTTTACCTGAGACCTGTCCTAACATCTCTGGTTTCAAATATCTGTGCTTTAAATATCCAACCAGACAGCCTGACCTTCTCTTTATGAATTCTTAGCAGTAATAGAATGTCCTTGCATGGCAGGATTTGGCCAGGCACCCGATGACGAGAAGGTGTCGGCGTTTTGTTAAGTTTGGATTTCATTGACAggtttgatgtatttttctccttttaacaTCATGTTCTGTCGTTGCAGGAACGTTCTGCATCATCTCCCTCTGCACCTGTGTTGCCGGCATCAACTTCGAGCTTTCCCGTTACCCTCGGGACCTATACGGCCTAACTGATGACATTGGCCACGGCTATGGCTGGTCCATGTTCTGCGCCTGGGGAGGCCTCGGCCTCACCCTCATCGCTGGCTTCTTCTGCACCCTGGCTCCCTCTGTCCAGCCGATACCCCAATCCACCTGCCCCAAATCCAGGCAGGAGAACGGCACTGTCTGCTAAAGCTGGCAACTGTTAGCTGACCAACTGAAACCACAGattgacaacaaacaaacagaaaaactgttCCTTGTTTCCATCCGTCTGCTTATCTCCAGTTTCTCCTGgatacagatttcttttttaattgtgtgtgtttaaaaatggGTGTCTTGATGACCTGctatcttgaaaaaaaaactgaactaaagaaatattgtcaaaaatgtgaagttatgcttgttttgttg is drawn from Anoplopoma fimbria isolate UVic2021 breed Golden Eagle Sablefish chromosome 23, Afim_UVic_2022, whole genome shotgun sequence and contains these coding sequences:
- the tmem178bb gene encoding transmembrane protein 178B yields the protein MRAWRTGEWGGGAGDDLRRMTAGFMGMAVAIILFGWIIGVLGCCWERGLMQYVAGLLFLMGGTFCIISLCTCVAGINFELSRYPRDLYGLTDDIGHGYGWSMFCAWGGLGLTLIAGFFCTLAPSVQPIPQSTCPKSRQENGTVC